One Halobacterium zhouii genomic region harbors:
- a CDS encoding glycine zipper 2TM domain-containing protein: protein MSKIRRGMNRAKYAAVGGAIGGAIGGLFSRNGASTGAGLGALLGATVGEKRSTVDAAVRRVKRSRAGDTESEQRSTMKSAVERVKRRS, encoded by the coding sequence ATGAGCAAGATACGACGCGGGATGAATCGTGCAAAGTACGCCGCCGTTGGCGGCGCGATTGGCGGTGCAATCGGCGGTCTGTTCAGCCGGAACGGCGCGAGCACGGGCGCTGGCCTGGGGGCGTTACTGGGCGCGACGGTCGGCGAGAAGCGAAGCACCGTGGACGCGGCGGTCCGGCGCGTCAAGCGCTCGCGGGCGGGCGACACCGAGAGCGAGCAGCGGTCCACGATGAAGTCGGCGGTCGAGCGTGTCAAGCGCCGATCGTAG
- a CDS encoding dihydroneopterin aldolase family protein, which yields METGTTAGTDAEQACFEAGIKFGALYHQFAGTPVSPESASSLETAIEESIENQPFCESVTVDILTEGLDTEHGYTELTGEYMEVEVVVEHEGTNVVAVMEMEDDYPRMRLADVS from the coding sequence ATGGAAACAGGCACTACCGCGGGGACCGACGCCGAGCAGGCGTGCTTCGAGGCGGGCATCAAGTTCGGCGCGCTCTACCACCAGTTCGCCGGGACGCCGGTGAGTCCGGAGAGCGCGTCGAGTCTGGAGACGGCCATCGAGGAGTCGATAGAGAACCAGCCGTTCTGCGAGTCCGTGACCGTGGACATTCTCACGGAGGGACTCGACACGGAACACGGGTATACGGAGTTGACGGGTGAGTACATGGAGGTCGAGGTGGTCGTGGAGCACGAGGGAACGAACGTGGTCGCAGTGATGGAGATGGAGGACGACTACCCGCGGATGCGGTTGGCTGACGTCTCGTGA
- a CDS encoding single-stranded DNA binding protein has translation MGEIEDIYEDLDTDVSLDEFEEAVDSKVEQMGGLADEETAAMLIAHELDDGEVNGVVDIEPEMDEVKFLGKVTSVGEVREFERDGEDEQDGRVVNVDVADETGSVRVSLWDEQAVAATDELEAGQVLRIKGRPKSGYNGVEVSVDEMEIDADEEIDVQVQDEYTVEDLSLGISDVNLVGEVLAAEDVRTFDRDDGSEGKVSNLVLGDETGRVRITLWDDQADTATEFDAGEVVEVVDGYVRERDGSLELHVGDQGAIEEVDADVAYEPTATPIDTLEMDDTADIAGVIRSADPKRTFDRDDGSEGQVRNIRLQDDSGDIRVALWGEKADLDLGPGDEVAFVDADVQDGWQDDIEASAGWGTTVIPLADGTATGAGGSTGDSSESDGSDTTGLSAFGGDDSNDGGDEHSENGTASSTNGSTAADGEEVEFTGVVVQAQNPVILDDGEETMSVDTNADVTLGQEVTVRGELRDGRLTADELN, from the coding sequence ATGGGCGAAATCGAGGACATCTACGAGGACCTCGACACCGACGTCTCCCTCGATGAGTTCGAGGAGGCCGTCGATTCGAAGGTCGAGCAGATGGGGGGACTGGCCGACGAGGAGACGGCCGCGATGCTCATCGCCCACGAACTCGACGACGGCGAGGTCAACGGCGTCGTCGACATCGAACCCGAGATGGACGAAGTGAAGTTCCTCGGGAAGGTGACGAGCGTCGGGGAGGTTCGGGAGTTCGAGCGCGACGGCGAGGACGAGCAGGACGGCCGCGTGGTGAACGTCGACGTCGCCGACGAGACCGGGAGCGTCCGCGTCTCGCTGTGGGACGAGCAGGCGGTCGCCGCGACCGACGAACTCGAGGCCGGCCAAGTTCTGCGCATCAAGGGCCGTCCGAAGTCGGGGTACAACGGCGTCGAGGTGAGCGTCGACGAGATGGAAATCGACGCGGACGAGGAGATCGACGTGCAGGTACAGGACGAGTACACCGTCGAGGACCTCTCGCTTGGCATCTCGGACGTGAACCTCGTCGGGGAGGTGCTCGCCGCGGAGGACGTGCGCACGTTCGACCGCGACGACGGCAGCGAGGGGAAGGTGTCGAATCTCGTGCTTGGCGACGAAACGGGGCGCGTTCGTATCACGCTCTGGGACGACCAGGCCGACACCGCGACCGAGTTCGACGCGGGCGAAGTCGTGGAGGTCGTCGACGGCTACGTGCGCGAGCGAGACGGGAGTCTCGAACTCCACGTCGGCGACCAGGGCGCCATCGAGGAGGTGGACGCGGATGTCGCGTACGAACCGACGGCGACTCCAATCGACACCCTCGAGATGGACGACACGGCGGACATCGCGGGCGTGATCCGCTCGGCCGACCCGAAGCGCACGTTCGACCGCGACGACGGCAGCGAGGGACAGGTCCGGAACATCCGCCTGCAGGACGACTCGGGCGACATCCGCGTGGCGCTCTGGGGCGAGAAGGCGGACCTCGACCTCGGGCCGGGCGACGAGGTGGCGTTCGTGGACGCCGACGTCCAGGACGGCTGGCAGGACGACATCGAGGCGTCCGCGGGATGGGGGACGACGGTCATCCCGCTCGCGGACGGGACGGCGACTGGAGCAGGTGGTTCAACGGGCGATAGCAGTGAGAGCGACGGAAGTGACACGACTGGGCTGTCGGCGTTCGGCGGCGACGACAGCAACGACGGTGGCGACGAACACAGCGAGAACGGCACTGCGTCGTCGACGAACGGTTCGACGGCCGCCGACGGCGAGGAGGTCGAGTTCACGGGCGTCGTCGTGCAGGCCCAGAACCCCGTCATCCTCGACGACGGCGAGGAGACGATGAGCGTAGACACGAACGCGGATGTGACGCTCGGTCAGGAGGTCACGGTCCGCGGCGAACTCCGCGACGGTCGCCTCACCGCGGACGAACTGAACTGA
- a CDS encoding DUF309 domain-containing protein — MDAALRAGIAVFDAGHYHAAHDAWEDAWLDLPDGDDERLLHGLIQFSAAVHHVSEGNQTGAVGLCGSARGYLEGLPADYRGVNVETVRTYLAALERDPEEVGKTDPPALTYNGEELDLGALDPPAGVEATLALAEHAGYDEDIFERAATYAREALREGELNEFGALLCDFAAQPEQRGLVAARLEQHVQRRQQREDDVAGLFD; from the coding sequence ATGGACGCGGCGCTTCGCGCGGGCATCGCGGTGTTCGACGCCGGACACTACCACGCGGCCCACGACGCCTGGGAGGACGCGTGGCTCGACCTCCCGGACGGCGACGACGAGCGGTTGCTCCACGGCCTCATCCAGTTCTCCGCGGCGGTCCACCACGTCAGCGAGGGAAACCAGACAGGCGCCGTCGGGTTGTGTGGGTCGGCGCGTGGCTACCTCGAGGGACTGCCAGCGGACTACCGGGGGGTGAACGTCGAGACGGTGCGGACCTATCTCGCGGCGCTCGAACGCGACCCGGAGGAAGTCGGTAAAACGGACCCGCCCGCGCTCACGTACAACGGCGAGGAGCTCGATCTCGGGGCGCTCGACCCGCCGGCGGGCGTCGAGGCGACGCTCGCGCTCGCGGAGCACGCGGGCTACGACGAGGACATCTTCGAGCGCGCGGCGACGTACGCCCGCGAGGCGCTCCGCGAGGGCGAGTTGAACGAGTTCGGCGCGCTGCTGTGTGACTTTGCGGCCCAACCCGAGCAGCGCGGGCTAGTGGCTGCGCGCCTCGAACAACACGTCCAGCGGCGACAACAGCGAGAAGATGACGTCGCGGGACTGTTCGACTGA
- a CDS encoding DUF5790 family protein translates to MSQTSLDDDELFGEAAEEMRSDVEEHLDAAHEALPEAAEIWEVEADNTLGVLNALRTELDAEGVEDHLRDAKKAFVMGKRADAFEDAEDLEADIENVEAVLEDLSSASEQVGELASTVPSLRSALEEANGDADE, encoded by the coding sequence ATGAGTCAGACGTCACTCGATGACGACGAACTGTTCGGCGAGGCCGCCGAGGAGATGCGCTCGGACGTGGAGGAACACCTCGACGCGGCACACGAGGCGCTCCCGGAGGCCGCGGAGATCTGGGAGGTCGAAGCCGACAACACGCTCGGCGTGCTGAACGCGCTCCGGACCGAACTCGACGCGGAGGGCGTCGAGGACCACCTGCGTGACGCGAAGAAGGCCTTCGTGATGGGGAAGCGCGCGGACGCCTTCGAGGACGCCGAGGACCTCGAGGCGGACATCGAGAACGTCGAGGCCGTGCTCGAGGACCTCTCGTCGGCGAGCGAGCAGGTCGGCGAACTCGCGTCGACGGTGCCGTCGCTCCGCTCCGCACTGGAGGAAGCCAACGGTGACGCAGACGAGTAA
- a CDS encoding bifunctional alpha,alpha-trehalose-phosphate synthase (UDP-forming)/trehalose-phosphatase — protein sequence MTDHGESNGDSDAGAEGGLNGEDDTSHTTGGEQSEADVKQPETNVREPSGASVKNADEQPNASVNGAPGASSADDSHDSTDVSYDASPASVLDGRELLVASNRKPYSFDRDDDGDVTVSKPAGGLTSALDPIVQRLSGTWVGWGSGDADFDVADERGCIEVPPEDPEYTIQCLHLNDREVEGYYYGYSNQVLWPLCHGMPSRANFDGEFWRFYQQVNETFADALVDRADAEDPVVWFQDYHLALAPRLVREQLPDAFLTQFWHIPWPSWSTFQTCPQHRELLEGLLANDLLGFHDEAYVEAFCECVEAAFEDATVDVDAGTVTYDGHTTRIECHPLGIDAEQFSEMAESEESAGFWSEFAGDHDLGERVAVGVDRLDYTKGILQRLDALERLWERQPERRGELTYVQKASESRSQIDEYRELQCEVERRVGELNDRFGTEKWTPVVYTTDHYSRTELAALYRNADVALVSPLRDGMNLVAKEYVASQVEHDGALVLSAFAGATQSLGDDALVVNPNDVEEFATTIEAALSMPERTRTRRMRALRRRVHDEDNDAWVADQLETVAAADHGDGAASASPNWQSAPVSIWGHKQRLLDTVRAADGLLVVTDFDGTAAEIVDDPESASMRGRTRLALETLASHPQVKVGVVSGRALEDVRERADIDGACWAGNHGLEFHDGDTRSVHSDGERAQEVLPDVCAAVTDEMSDIDGVHVEDKGATATVHYRMADCGRDEVVTAVHTAIDEHAGGVDLRVTEGKDVVEVRPDADWGKGEAVELLRDRFTPEGEQWVTMYVGDDTTDEAAFETLQGEGVGVAVGKDTDATAAPYAVNDPSEVADLFEWLAGTGLAALDAERRQDVVVESH from the coding sequence GTGACTGACCACGGCGAGTCGAACGGAGACAGTGACGCGGGCGCCGAGGGCGGCTTGAACGGAGAGGATGACACGAGCCATACGACCGGCGGTGAACAGTCTGAAGCGGACGTAAAACAGCCTGAAACGAACGTCCGTGAACCGTCTGGAGCGAGCGTGAAGAACGCCGATGAACAGCCCAACGCGAGCGTGAACGGCGCTCCAGGCGCGAGCAGTGCGGACGACAGTCACGACAGCACAGACGTCAGCTACGACGCGTCGCCCGCCAGCGTGTTAGACGGCCGCGAGTTGCTCGTCGCGTCGAACCGGAAGCCGTACAGTTTCGACCGGGACGACGACGGCGATGTGACGGTGTCCAAGCCAGCGGGCGGACTCACGTCGGCGCTCGACCCCATCGTCCAGCGGTTGTCGGGAACGTGGGTGGGGTGGGGGAGCGGCGACGCCGACTTCGACGTGGCCGACGAGCGCGGCTGCATCGAGGTGCCCCCGGAGGACCCCGAGTACACCATCCAGTGTCTCCACCTGAACGACCGCGAGGTGGAGGGGTACTACTACGGGTACAGCAATCAGGTGCTGTGGCCGCTGTGCCACGGCATGCCGTCGCGGGCGAACTTCGACGGCGAATTCTGGCGGTTCTACCAGCAGGTCAACGAGACGTTCGCGGACGCGCTCGTGGACCGCGCGGACGCCGAGGACCCCGTGGTGTGGTTCCAGGACTACCACCTGGCGCTGGCGCCGCGGCTGGTCCGGGAGCAACTCCCGGACGCGTTCCTCACGCAGTTCTGGCACATCCCGTGGCCGTCCTGGAGCACGTTCCAGACGTGCCCCCAGCACCGCGAACTACTGGAGGGACTGCTCGCGAACGACCTGCTGGGGTTCCACGACGAGGCGTACGTCGAGGCGTTCTGCGAGTGCGTCGAGGCCGCCTTCGAGGACGCGACCGTGGACGTCGACGCGGGCACGGTGACCTACGACGGCCACACGACGCGCATCGAGTGCCACCCGCTGGGGATCGACGCCGAGCAGTTCTCGGAGATGGCGGAATCGGAGGAATCGGCGGGGTTCTGGTCCGAGTTCGCCGGCGATCACGACCTCGGCGAGCGGGTCGCGGTCGGGGTCGACCGCCTCGACTACACGAAGGGCATCCTCCAGCGCCTCGACGCGCTGGAGCGCCTCTGGGAGCGCCAGCCGGAGCGCCGGGGAGAACTGACGTACGTCCAGAAGGCCAGCGAGTCGCGCAGCCAGATCGACGAGTACCGCGAACTCCAGTGCGAGGTCGAGCGCCGCGTCGGCGAACTCAACGACCGCTTCGGGACCGAGAAGTGGACGCCCGTGGTGTACACGACGGACCACTACTCGCGCACGGAGTTGGCCGCGCTGTACCGCAACGCGGACGTCGCGCTCGTGAGTCCGCTCCGCGACGGGATGAATCTCGTCGCCAAGGAGTACGTGGCCTCGCAGGTCGAGCACGACGGCGCGCTCGTGCTCTCCGCGTTCGCGGGCGCCACGCAGTCCCTCGGCGACGACGCGCTCGTGGTGAACCCGAACGACGTCGAGGAGTTCGCCACCACCATCGAGGCGGCGCTCTCGATGCCCGAGCGCACCCGCACTCGGCGGATGCGTGCGCTCCGCCGCCGGGTGCACGACGAGGACAACGACGCCTGGGTGGCCGACCAGTTGGAAACGGTCGCTGCCGCCGACCACGGTGACGGCGCCGCCTCGGCGTCGCCCAACTGGCAGTCCGCACCCGTCTCCATCTGGGGACACAAGCAGCGTCTCCTCGACACCGTCCGGGCCGCCGACGGACTGCTCGTGGTGACCGACTTCGACGGGACGGCGGCGGAGATCGTCGACGACCCCGAGAGCGCATCGATGCGCGGCCGGACGCGTTTGGCTCTGGAGACGCTGGCGTCCCACCCGCAAGTGAAGGTTGGCGTCGTCAGCGGCCGGGCGCTGGAGGACGTCCGGGAGCGCGCGGACATCGACGGGGCGTGCTGGGCGGGCAACCACGGTCTGGAGTTCCACGACGGCGACACCCGCTCGGTCCACTCGGACGGCGAGCGCGCCCAGGAAGTGCTGCCGGACGTCTGTGCGGCCGTGACCGACGAGATGAGCGACATCGACGGCGTCCACGTCGAGGACAAGGGCGCGACGGCGACGGTCCACTACCGGATGGCGGACTGCGGCCGCGACGAGGTCGTGACTGCGGTCCACACCGCCATCGACGAGCACGCGGGCGGCGTCGACCTCCGGGTGACCGAGGGGAAGGACGTCGTCGAGGTCCGCCCGGACGCTGACTGGGGGAAAGGCGAGGCAGTCGAGTTGCTCCGCGACCGGTTCACGCCCGAGGGCGAGCAGTGGGTGACGATGTACGTCGGGGACGACACCACCGACGAGGCGGCCTTCGAGACGCTCCAGGGAGAGGGCGTCGGCGTGGCCGTTGGGAAGGATACGGACGCGACGGCCGCGCCCTACGCCGTCAATGACCCGTCGGAGGTCGCCGACCTCTTCGAGTGGCTCGCCGGCACGGGACTGGCAGCCCTCGACGCCGAGCGGCGACAGGACGTCGTCGTCGAGTCCCATTGA
- the azf gene encoding NAD-dependent glucose-6-phosphate dehydrogenase Azf: protein MDDRVLLTGASGRVGRAILEGIGDRYEWRLLDREPPTEDADHEFVVADVTDEDAIRDAVAGVDAVIHLAGDPRPEAPWDSVLRNNIDGTRTILEAAVDEGVEKFAFASSNHAVGHYETERKPDLYRTDDDFHLDGTELPRPGNLYGVSKATGETLGRFYHDEHDLSFVAVRIGNLTEGHPPIDYERGQAMWLSHRDCAHLFDCCLNASYGYEIVYGISDNDRKYYSLERAREVLGYDPQDNSAEHDE from the coding sequence ATGGACGACCGCGTCCTCCTCACGGGCGCCTCCGGGCGCGTCGGACGAGCCATCCTCGAGGGCATCGGCGACCGGTACGAGTGGCGACTGCTCGACCGCGAACCGCCGACCGAGGACGCCGACCACGAGTTCGTCGTCGCGGACGTCACCGACGAGGACGCCATCCGCGACGCGGTCGCGGGCGTCGACGCGGTGATCCACCTGGCCGGCGACCCGCGCCCCGAGGCGCCGTGGGACAGCGTCCTCCGGAACAACATCGACGGCACGCGCACCATCCTCGAAGCCGCCGTCGACGAAGGCGTCGAGAAGTTCGCGTTCGCGTCCTCGAATCACGCCGTCGGCCACTACGAGACCGAGCGCAAACCCGACCTCTACCGCACGGACGACGACTTCCACCTCGACGGCACGGAACTCCCGCGCCCCGGCAACCTCTACGGCGTCTCGAAAGCCACAGGTGAGACGCTCGGCCGGTTCTACCACGACGAACACGACCTCTCGTTCGTCGCGGTGCGCATCGGCAACCTCACCGAGGGCCACCCGCCCATCGACTACGAGCGCGGGCAGGCAATGTGGCTCTCCCACCGGGACTGCGCGCACCTCTTCGACTGCTGTCTCAACGCGTCCTACGGCTACGAGATCGTCTACGGCATCTCGGACAACGACCGCAAGTACTACTCGCTGGAGCGCGCTCGCGAGGTGCTGGGGTACGACCCGCAGGACAACTCCGCCGAACACGACGAGTAA
- a CDS encoding M48 family metallopeptidase, which produces MAVVGAILFAFYSLAVGVAYLMFGASIVPIAILGSVLLVGVQYKVGKYAALKSVGAEDLSESQYPEIHRRIDELCADMDIDKPDMKVASMGVPNAFAVGRKGAGVVVISTELIQTLEMDELEGVVAHELAHIKNRDVVTMMIGQGIASIVGIAAQFIVLFTGDNDIADFFLAMIVGNLVQFFVMIFVLAISRYREYVADADAKQYTGSGEPLARALEKIQAGNQHAQKSKVDEDVAALCIFGEGKGFLAKIVSTHPPAEKRIQRLRE; this is translated from the coding sequence ATGGCGGTCGTCGGTGCCATCCTCTTCGCGTTCTACTCACTCGCAGTCGGCGTCGCGTACCTCATGTTCGGCGCCAGCATCGTCCCGATCGCCATTCTCGGATCCGTCCTCCTGGTCGGCGTCCAGTACAAGGTCGGGAAGTACGCCGCGCTGAAGAGCGTCGGCGCAGAAGACCTCTCGGAGAGTCAGTACCCCGAGATTCACCGGCGCATCGACGAACTGTGTGCGGACATGGACATCGACAAACCCGACATGAAGGTCGCCAGCATGGGCGTCCCGAACGCGTTCGCCGTCGGGCGGAAGGGCGCGGGCGTCGTCGTCATCTCCACGGAACTCATCCAGACCCTGGAGATGGACGAACTCGAAGGCGTCGTCGCGCACGAACTCGCGCACATCAAGAACCGCGACGTCGTCACGATGATGATCGGGCAGGGCATCGCGTCCATCGTCGGCATCGCCGCGCAGTTCATCGTGCTGTTCACGGGCGACAACGACATCGCGGACTTCTTCCTCGCGATGATCGTCGGGAACCTCGTCCAGTTCTTCGTGATGATCTTCGTGCTCGCCATCTCCCGCTACCGCGAGTACGTCGCCGACGCCGACGCGAAGCAGTACACGGGAAGCGGCGAACCGCTCGCTCGCGCACTCGAGAAGATCCAGGCCGGCAACCAGCACGCTCAGAAGTCGAAGGTCGACGAGGACGTCGCGGCGCTCTGCATCTTCGGCGAAGGAAAGGGCTTCCTCGCCAAGATCGTCTCGACGCACCCGCCCGCCGAGAAGCGCATCCAGCGCCTCCGCGAGTAG
- a CDS encoding DUF5789 family protein, translating to MPKSVTIEELEEQLQGESYPVSREYLLAEYGDYSIDVAGGEESVATVLERVEDDYFHDATTVLTDIRAGVDV from the coding sequence ATGCCAAAAAGTGTCACTATCGAGGAACTGGAGGAACAGCTCCAGGGGGAGTCGTACCCGGTCTCTCGGGAGTACCTGCTAGCGGAGTACGGCGACTACTCCATCGACGTGGCGGGCGGCGAGGAGTCGGTTGCGACCGTCCTCGAACGCGTCGAGGACGACTACTTCCACGACGCGACCACCGTCCTCACGGACATCCGCGCCGGGGTCGACGTGTAG
- a CDS encoding histone family protein — MSVELPFAPVDTIIRRHAGDLRVSADGAAELARRIQERGAALAMDAAEQAASEGRKTLMAEDFGMSSAPDAESLVLPVAPVDRIARLDIDDRFRVSMDARVALAAQLEEYATDAAEAARMLAEHAGRRTVQAEDIETYFRLVE, encoded by the coding sequence ATGAGCGTCGAACTCCCGTTCGCGCCGGTGGACACGATCATCCGGCGACACGCGGGTGACCTGCGGGTCAGTGCGGATGGGGCAGCAGAACTCGCTCGACGCATCCAGGAGCGTGGCGCGGCCCTCGCGATGGACGCAGCGGAGCAAGCGGCCTCGGAGGGGCGGAAGACGCTGATGGCCGAGGACTTCGGGATGAGTTCGGCTCCGGACGCGGAATCGCTCGTGCTCCCGGTCGCGCCGGTCGACCGCATCGCGCGCCTCGACATCGACGACCGGTTCCGCGTGTCGATGGACGCCCGGGTCGCGCTCGCCGCGCAACTCGAAGAGTACGCGACCGACGCCGCGGAGGCCGCGCGGATGCTCGCAGAGCACGCGGGACGACGAACCGTACAGGCCGAGGACATCGAGACGTACTTCCGGCTCGTGGAATGA
- a CDS encoding creatininase family protein: MRLADATWTDADATDADLAVLPVGSTEQHGPHAPLGTDVLTAERVAEAAADAYDDEVVVAPALPVGVAEEHRQFTGTLWLQPETFRTNVREVVGSLASHGWDRVVVVNGHGGNVPALGEVCSTITRHDDAYAVPFTWFDAVGDHSADMGHAGPLETAFLRHTDPELVREDRIEAARDGASDHWGEWTAHTNLAHDSAEFTENGVVGDPSAGDAERGEELLSLATDSLCDLLGAVAERDVSRPPHR; encoded by the coding sequence ATGCGACTCGCGGACGCGACGTGGACGGACGCCGACGCGACCGACGCGGACCTCGCCGTGCTCCCCGTCGGCAGCACCGAACAACACGGCCCGCACGCCCCACTCGGCACCGACGTGCTCACCGCCGAACGGGTCGCCGAGGCCGCCGCGGACGCCTACGACGACGAGGTCGTCGTCGCGCCCGCGCTCCCAGTGGGCGTCGCCGAGGAACACCGCCAGTTCACGGGGACGCTGTGGCTCCAGCCCGAGACGTTCCGAACGAACGTCCGGGAGGTCGTCGGAAGTCTCGCCAGCCACGGCTGGGACCGCGTCGTCGTCGTGAACGGCCACGGCGGCAACGTCCCCGCGCTCGGCGAGGTCTGTTCGACCATCACTCGCCACGACGACGCGTACGCCGTCCCGTTCACGTGGTTCGACGCGGTCGGCGACCACAGCGCGGACATGGGCCACGCCGGCCCCCTCGAAACCGCGTTCCTCCGCCACACTGACCCCGAACTGGTGCGCGAGGACCGCATCGAGGCCGCCCGTGACGGCGCGAGTGACCACTGGGGAGAGTGGACGGCGCACACGAATCTCGCCCACGACTCCGCGGAGTTCACGGAGAACGGCGTCGTCGGCGACCCCTCGGCGGGCGACGCGGAGCGCGGCGAGGAACTGCTCTCTCTCGCGACCGACTCGCTGTGTGACCTGCTCGGCGCGGTCGCGGAGCGGGACGTCTCCCGCCCGCCACACCGGTAA